The Apium graveolens cultivar Ventura chromosome 6, ASM990537v1, whole genome shotgun sequence genome contains a region encoding:
- the LOC141663724 gene encoding DNA (cytosine-5)-methyltransferase DRM2-like: MSGRFSKKPYPRKVVFKAMEEHGEDDEEPALDNLGDCLNYMSDDPHVLKSTSTNYKKQKVVEHTKSSTYRTREKPMIGFGVSNATSTIIKEEIEVEGRGPPYFFFENVAYAPQGVWLTIRKELFDIEPEFVDSLHMCAATRKRGYIHNLPMDDRLQIPPIPPSTIQEALPSTKEWWPQWDERTKLKCIVTRHASASDVQRINEELRNSGPDPPKNIRENVIRECRNRNLVWLGKNTVDFLQPVLIEAIMGFPEGHTRVACKTTQYKCLGNAFQVDTVAYHLSVLKKLFPKGIRVLSLFSGIGGAEVALHRLGIPLNFVVWVENSKDCTRILKNWWRQSEQKGRLIHISDVKKVTSHKLMQWMKEAGRFDLVIGGSPCNNLAGKNLKTRTGLAGEQSSLFYEYTRILGLVRTLQHSP, translated from the exons ATGAGTGGCCGATTTTCCAAGAAGCCATACCCCAGGAAAGTTGTGTTCAAAGCAATGGAGGAACACG GTGAAGATGATGAAGAACCG GCCCTGGACAATCTTGGCGATTGTTTAAATTATATGTCTGATGATCCACACGTGTTGAAGTCCACAAGCACTAATTATAAGAAGCAAAAAGTTGTCGAACACACAAAGTCATCAACTTATAGAACCCGCGAGAAGCCGATGATAGGCTTTGGAGTTTCTAATGCCACAAGTACAATAATTAAAGAAGAAATCGAAGTAGAAGGGAGAGGGCCTCCTTATTTCTTCTTCGAGAACGTGGCCTATGCACCGCAAGGGGTGTGGCTAACCATCAGAAAAGAACTTTTCGACATTGAACCGGAATTCGTGGACTCGCTTCACATGTGTGCAGCAACAAGGAAAAGAGGTTACATCCATAACCTCCCGATGGATGACAGGTTGCAGATTCCTCCTATCCCTCCGTCCACAATACAAGAAGCCCTTCCTTCCACAAAAGAATGGTGGCCGCAATGGGATGAGAGAACCAAATTAAAATGCATTGTAACTCGTCATGCAAGTGCATCAGATGTACAGAGAATAAATGAAGAGCTTCGTAATTCAGGACCAGACCCTCCCAAAAACATCAGAGAAAATGTGATCCGAGAATGCAGAAACAGAAACTTGGTCTGGCTTGGTAAGAACACTGTTGATTTTCTTCAGCCTGTCCTAATAGAGGCAATAATGGGATTCCCGGAGGGCCATACAAGAGTAGCCTGCAAAACTACTCAATACAAATGCCTTGGAAATGCGTTTCAG GTTGACACAGTCGCCTATCATCTTTCTGTGTTAAAGAAATTATTTCCCAAGGGCATCAGAGTCCTTTCATTGTTCTCTGGCATTGGTGGAGCCGAAGTTGCTTTACACCGTCTTGGAATACCACTGAACTTTGTTGTCTGGGTCGAAAATTCCAAGGATTGTACACGGATCCTGAAAAATTGGTGGAGACAAAGTGAACAAAAGGGCCGGCTGATTCACATTTCTGATGTGAAAAAGGTAACAAGTCATAAGCTGATGCAATGGATGAAAGAGGCCGGTAGATTCGATCTGGTTATAGGGGGAAGCCCATGCAACAACCTTGCTGGGAAAAATTTGAAGACAAGAACTGGCCTGGCTGGTGAACAGTCTTCATTGTTCTATGAGTATACGCGGATTCTTGGGCTAGTCAGAACTTTGCAGCATAGCCCATAA